A region of Streptomyces deccanensis DNA encodes the following proteins:
- a CDS encoding ANTAR domain-containing protein produces MRKTVDPTGVLRAGPGRRALLSFERDKWKVPMCARPWSERDGDDEAVREELARLRAEVRQLRTRTEGRRLIAQAQGMLRERYALPDAETAFALLQRASQQYNVKLRTLADAAVSAPRPGARDALWFPGRARHAEPALSFAEARDRRTGRGNRSEVLTSVLSQALTVVGTDMGNVQIADRTEGGLRIERHTGHPAEFVDFFAHVGDDGTACAKAARDVAHVTVQDVATDPVFTEDARAAILRAGSRACHSVPLTTSSGLCVGMVSAHFERPLKGLTRAQLKALTVAAAETGEWLAWYDRTVVLDALEHLHTLGRAHGGGSITRR; encoded by the coding sequence ATGAGGAAGACGGTAGACCCGACCGGCGTACTCCGGGCCGGGCCGGGCAGACGAGCCCTGCTGTCGTTCGAGCGGGACAAGTGGAAGGTGCCCATGTGTGCGAGACCCTGGTCGGAGCGGGACGGCGACGACGAGGCGGTGCGGGAGGAACTGGCGCGGCTGCGCGCCGAGGTACGGCAGCTGCGCACCCGTACGGAGGGCCGGCGGCTGATCGCCCAGGCCCAGGGCATGCTGCGGGAGCGCTACGCCCTGCCGGACGCCGAGACCGCGTTCGCGCTGCTCCAGCGGGCCTCGCAGCAGTACAACGTCAAGCTGCGGACCCTCGCCGACGCGGCGGTCAGCGCCCCGCGTCCGGGTGCCCGCGACGCGCTGTGGTTCCCCGGCCGGGCCCGGCACGCGGAGCCGGCCCTCAGCTTCGCGGAGGCACGCGACCGCCGCACCGGACGCGGCAACCGGAGCGAGGTGCTGACCTCCGTCCTCAGCCAGGCCCTCACCGTCGTCGGCACCGACATGGGCAACGTGCAGATCGCCGACCGTACCGAGGGCGGACTGCGCATCGAACGGCACACCGGACACCCGGCGGAGTTCGTCGACTTCTTCGCGCACGTCGGTGACGACGGCACCGCCTGCGCCAAAGCCGCGCGGGACGTCGCCCACGTCACCGTCCAGGACGTGGCGACGGACCCGGTGTTCACCGAGGACGCCCGCGCGGCGATCCTGCGCGCGGGCAGCCGCGCCTGCCACAGCGTGCCCCTGACCACGTCCTCCGGACTGTGCGTGGGCATGGTCTCCGCCCACTTCGAACGCCCGCTCAAGGGGTTGACGCGCGCTCAGCTCAAGGCGCTCACCGTCGCCGCCGCCGAGACCGGCGAGTGGCTCGCCTGGTACGACCGGACCGTTGTCCTGGACGCCCTGGAACACCTCCACACCCTCGGCCGCGCGCACGGCGGCGGCAGCATCACCCGCCGATGA
- a CDS encoding serine hydrolase domain-containing protein, with protein sequence MVSRTVGTGVATLGAVVLSLLTVPAHAAPAAGPDTTELRKTLRTALSQGAPGAFARIDDNGKTHHLAEGVADRSTKRAIGTGDRIRVGSVTKTFTAVVLLQLVDEGKLKLDTSVNTYLPGLLPDKKITVRHVLSHRSGLYDYANTLFSPSVAGFENVRNKVFTYRQLMDLSLAKPLTNKPGASYAYSNANFVVAGMLIEKITKKSVATAYQDRIIKPLKLADTFYVHPKNTIPGRHSRGYMTADSTGKKIDSTLQTTSWAQSAGGLVSGAKDLNTFMSALVQGKLTSAARLKEMLKWTPVNSTQAYGLGLRRRDLSCGVSVYGHTGTVQGYYTWAFTSKSGKRSVTSFANTSNNGTVYATVNRTLESAFCG encoded by the coding sequence ATGGTTTCGAGAACGGTGGGCACGGGTGTGGCGACGCTGGGCGCGGTCGTCCTGTCCCTCCTGACGGTCCCCGCCCACGCGGCCCCGGCCGCGGGCCCGGACACGACCGAGCTGCGAAAAACGCTGCGCACGGCGCTGTCGCAGGGAGCGCCGGGCGCGTTCGCGAGGATCGACGACAACGGCAAGACGCACCACCTCGCGGAGGGCGTCGCGGACCGGTCCACCAAGCGGGCCATCGGCACCGGCGACCGCATCCGCGTCGGCAGCGTCACCAAGACGTTCACGGCGGTGGTCCTGCTGCAGCTGGTCGACGAGGGCAAGCTCAAGCTCGACACCTCCGTCAACACGTATCTGCCGGGGCTGCTGCCCGACAAGAAGATCACCGTGCGCCATGTGCTGAGCCACCGCAGCGGGCTGTACGACTACGCCAACACCCTCTTCTCCCCCAGCGTGGCGGGGTTCGAGAACGTGCGGAACAAGGTGTTCACCTACCGTCAGCTGATGGACCTGTCGCTCGCCAAGCCGCTGACCAACAAGCCGGGCGCGTCCTACGCGTACTCGAACGCCAACTTCGTCGTCGCGGGGATGCTCATCGAGAAGATCACCAAGAAGTCGGTGGCGACCGCGTACCAGGACCGGATCATCAAGCCGCTGAAGCTCGCGGACACGTTCTACGTCCACCCGAAGAACACGATCCCCGGCAGGCACTCGCGCGGGTACATGACCGCCGACTCCACCGGCAAGAAGATCGACTCGACGCTGCAGACGACGTCGTGGGCGCAGAGCGCGGGCGGTCTGGTGTCCGGTGCCAAGGACCTGAACACCTTCATGTCCGCGCTGGTGCAGGGCAAGCTCACCTCGGCGGCCCGGCTGAAGGAGATGCTGAAGTGGACTCCGGTGAACAGCACCCAGGCGTACGGCCTGGGGCTGCGCCGGCGCGACCTGTCGTGCGGGGTCTCGGTGTACGGGCACACGGGGACGGTGCAGGGCTACTACACCTGGGCGTTCACCTCGAAGAGCGGCAAGCGCAGTGTGACCTCGTTCGCCAACACGTCCAACAACGGCACGGTGTACGCGACGGTCAACCGCACGCTGGAGTCCGCGTTCTGCGGCTGA
- a CDS encoding DUF1206 domain-containing protein: protein MTTLGVGSRRAARSSVTEGAARAGLTARGVIYLLVGALALQIAFGGSSEQADRQGALEEIAEKPLGSVMLWALGVGLVGMALWRLSEAVFGAAGPDGRKWTKRLASAARFVFYAFVAYSVLTFASGGGSGGGGGGSSDEQSRDVTARALELPGGQWLVGAAGVGVIAAGGWIGVRAAMRSYHKHLRLGEMSRRTRQAVDVTGVVGGVARGLVFATAGVFAVRAAIQYEPDEAKGLDDTLRSFADAPAGPALLACVAAGLVLFGLFSFAMARWRKV, encoded by the coding sequence ATGACGACTCTGGGGGTGGGCAGCCGGCGAGCGGCACGAAGTTCGGTGACCGAGGGCGCGGCTCGCGCCGGACTGACCGCGCGCGGCGTCATCTATCTGCTGGTCGGGGCGCTGGCCCTGCAGATCGCCTTCGGCGGGAGCTCGGAACAGGCGGACCGACAGGGCGCCCTGGAGGAGATCGCCGAGAAGCCGCTGGGCTCCGTGATGCTGTGGGCCCTCGGCGTCGGCCTGGTGGGCATGGCGCTGTGGCGGCTGTCGGAGGCGGTGTTCGGGGCGGCGGGCCCCGACGGCCGCAAGTGGACCAAGCGGCTCGCGTCCGCCGCGCGCTTCGTCTTCTACGCCTTCGTCGCCTACTCGGTGCTGACGTTCGCATCGGGTGGGGGCAGCGGGGGAGGCGGTGGCGGTTCCAGCGACGAGCAGTCCCGGGACGTCACGGCCCGCGCGCTCGAACTCCCCGGCGGCCAGTGGCTCGTGGGTGCGGCGGGCGTGGGCGTGATCGCCGCCGGCGGGTGGATCGGCGTACGGGCCGCGATGCGCTCGTACCACAAGCATCTGCGGCTCGGTGAGATGTCCCGCCGGACGCGGCAGGCCGTCGATGTGACCGGGGTGGTCGGCGGGGTCGCCCGTGGCCTGGTGTTCGCCACGGCCGGTGTCTTCGCCGTCCGCGCCGCGATCCAGTACGAGCCGGACGAGGCCAAGGGGCTCGACGACACCCTCCGTTCCTTCGCCGACGCCCCCGCGGGCCCGGCGCTCCTGGCCTGTGTCGCGGCCGGGCTGGTCCTGTTCGGACTGTTCTCGTTCGCCATGGCGCGCTGGCGCAAGGTGTGA
- a CDS encoding CAP domain-containing protein gives MNELVPGGNAPLPSGTLTIRVPGPFDVSALVTDDTGKVRGDADFVFYNQPTAPGARLAGDTLTVDPPGLRPGATRLTVAVSPAEPGTPLGHLPAPTLLVTGRDGRTLARFTPPRPRSETVLLLAELYRKGTSWKIRALGQGYADGLAGVARDFGVEVLEDATSGAPGQVPASGLAPRQGRGELRDQPPPTRTRPTTPPPPTSTPTHFLDLVNSTRAAEGSPPVAPDSRLSTAAQAHASAMAAQGRLGSESDGLSVHQRVTSTGYAYLTVGEHLVSGPRTPGEFVDYCRSDPEARRTLCEPACTQAGLGHATDPRSGTVYWTALWAQPFTPAGLHRTATEVIALTNTERARAGLPPLSPDPHLTDAAQAHSADMVARAFYAHTSPDGAEPWHRAAAAGSTRRSIGENIACGQRSAAEVVLGWMNSPGHRANILKPGFTHIGIGFVGGGAASTYWTQLFGG, from the coding sequence ATGAACGAGCTGGTACCCGGGGGCAACGCCCCTCTGCCGAGCGGCACCCTGACGATCAGGGTGCCGGGCCCCTTCGACGTCTCCGCCCTCGTCACCGACGACACCGGAAAGGTCCGCGGCGACGCGGACTTCGTCTTCTACAACCAGCCGACGGCCCCCGGGGCCCGGCTGGCGGGCGACACCCTGACGGTGGATCCACCGGGCCTCCGCCCCGGCGCGACCCGGCTCACCGTCGCCGTCAGCCCCGCCGAGCCCGGCACCCCGTTGGGCCATCTGCCCGCACCGACGCTGCTCGTCACGGGCCGCGACGGCCGCACACTCGCCCGCTTCACCCCACCGAGGCCCCGGAGCGAGACCGTACTGCTGTTGGCGGAGCTGTACCGCAAGGGCACGAGCTGGAAGATACGGGCCCTCGGCCAGGGATACGCGGACGGACTGGCGGGGGTGGCGAGGGACTTCGGCGTGGAGGTACTGGAGGACGCGACGTCGGGCGCGCCCGGACAGGTGCCCGCGTCGGGACTCGCGCCCCGTCAGGGGCGCGGGGAACTGCGCGACCAGCCCCCACCGACCCGCACGCGCCCCACAACCCCACCACCCCCCACCTCCACCCCCACCCACTTCCTCGACCTGGTCAACTCCACCCGGGCCGCCGAGGGTTCTCCGCCCGTCGCACCCGACTCCCGCCTCTCGACCGCCGCCCAGGCCCACGCCTCCGCGATGGCCGCCCAGGGCCGGCTCGGCTCGGAGAGCGACGGCCTCTCCGTCCACCAACGCGTCACCTCCACCGGCTACGCCTACCTCACCGTCGGCGAACACCTGGTCTCCGGTCCCCGCACCCCCGGCGAGTTCGTGGACTACTGCCGCTCCGACCCCGAGGCCAGGCGCACCCTCTGCGAACCCGCCTGCACCCAGGCGGGCTTGGGCCACGCCACCGACCCCCGCTCGGGAACCGTCTACTGGACGGCGCTCTGGGCGCAGCCCTTCACTCCCGCCGGCCTCCACCGGACCGCCACCGAGGTCATCGCCCTCACCAACACTGAACGGGCCAGGGCCGGCCTCCCCCCGCTCTCCCCCGACCCCCATCTCACCGACGCCGCCCAGGCGCACAGCGCCGACATGGTCGCGCGGGCCTTCTACGCGCACACCTCCCCCGACGGCGCCGAACCCTGGCACCGCGCGGCGGCCGCCGGCTCCACCCGGCGGTCCATCGGGGAGAACATCGCGTGCGGCCAGCGGTCCGCCGCCGAGGTGGTGCTCGGGTGGATGAACAGCCCCGGGCACCGGGCGAACATCCTCAAACCCGGCTTCACCCATATAGGTATCGGCTTCGTCGGCGGCGGCGCGGCCAGCACGTACTGGACCCAGCTCTTCGGCGGGTGA
- a CDS encoding glycoside hydrolase family 65 protein — translation MITHRSYGVEPWALREQGLHLDVLPQSESVFALANGHIGWRGNLDEGEPHGLPGTYLNGVHELHPLPYAEAGYGYPESGQTVIDVTNGKILRLLVDDEPFDLRYGRLRSHERVLDLRAGVLRRSCEWTSPAGTTVRVRSTRLVSFTQRAIAAVAYEVEAVDGEARIVVQSELVANEQLPRREGDPRAAVALESPLEPEEHFADGTRLRLVHRTRRSGLRVAAAADHVVTAPGQITTGGESRDDVARVTATTVLAPGERLRVEKTVAYGWSGTRSLPAVGDQVDAALSAAAYGGWQGLVDEQRSYLDDFWARADVEVDGDEEIQQAVRFALFHVLQAGARAEQRALPAKGLTGSGYDGHAFWDTEAFVLPLLTHTAPGAVTEALRWRQNTLPAARERAAQLGLKGAAFPWRTIDGSERSAYWPAGTAAFHVNAAIADAVVRHTAATGDTAFERDTGVELLVETARLWRSLGHHDHHGAFHIDGVTGPDEYSAVVDDNTYTNLMARANLLAAVDVVERHPDRARRLGVDDEESAAWRDAAHAMYVPYDHERGVHEQHAGFTRHQRWEFENTGPDQYPLMLHFPYFDLYRKQVVKQADLVLAMYKCGDHFDDDQMARDFAYYEPLTVRDSSLSACCQAVIAAQVGHLDLAHDYVTESALMDLADLEHNTRDGLHIAALAGTWTALVAGFGGMRHHGTTVGFAPRLPERLSRLAFNLGLLDTCLRVEIRPRHATYTLLSGDSLTIRHHGEPVTLHGDKPRRLDIPAPKPPGPAPDQPPHRRPGRHRGRAG, via the coding sequence GTGATCACACACAGGTCGTACGGCGTCGAACCGTGGGCGCTGCGCGAACAGGGCCTGCACCTCGACGTCCTGCCGCAGAGCGAGTCCGTGTTCGCCCTCGCCAACGGACACATCGGCTGGCGCGGCAACCTCGACGAGGGCGAACCCCACGGGCTGCCCGGCACCTACCTCAACGGCGTCCACGAACTGCACCCCCTGCCCTACGCGGAGGCCGGCTACGGCTACCCCGAGTCCGGACAGACGGTCATCGACGTCACCAACGGCAAGATCCTCCGCCTCCTCGTCGACGACGAACCCTTCGACCTGCGCTACGGCCGACTGCGCTCCCACGAACGCGTCCTCGACCTCCGCGCGGGCGTGCTGCGCCGCAGCTGCGAGTGGACCTCCCCGGCCGGCACGACCGTCCGGGTGCGCTCCACCCGCCTGGTGTCCTTCACCCAGCGGGCGATCGCCGCCGTCGCCTACGAGGTCGAGGCCGTCGACGGCGAGGCACGCATCGTCGTGCAGTCGGAGCTGGTCGCCAATGAGCAACTGCCCCGGCGCGAGGGCGATCCCCGGGCCGCCGTCGCCCTGGAGTCCCCGCTGGAGCCGGAGGAGCACTTCGCCGACGGGACGCGGCTCCGGCTCGTCCACCGCACCCGGCGCAGCGGTCTGCGCGTCGCGGCCGCCGCCGACCACGTCGTCACCGCGCCCGGCCAGATCACCACCGGCGGCGAGAGCAGGGACGACGTCGCCCGCGTCACCGCCACCACCGTCCTGGCGCCCGGCGAGCGCCTGCGGGTGGAGAAGACGGTCGCCTACGGCTGGTCCGGCACCCGTTCGCTGCCCGCGGTCGGCGACCAGGTCGACGCCGCGCTCTCCGCCGCCGCGTACGGCGGCTGGCAGGGCCTCGTCGACGAACAGCGGTCCTACCTCGACGACTTCTGGGCCCGCGCGGACGTCGAGGTCGACGGCGACGAGGAGATCCAGCAGGCCGTACGGTTCGCCCTGTTCCACGTCCTCCAGGCGGGCGCCCGCGCCGAACAGCGCGCCCTGCCCGCCAAGGGCCTCACCGGATCCGGCTACGACGGCCACGCCTTCTGGGACACCGAGGCCTTCGTCCTGCCGCTGCTCACCCACACCGCCCCCGGCGCGGTCACCGAAGCGCTCCGCTGGCGCCAGAACACCCTGCCCGCCGCCCGCGAACGCGCGGCCCAACTCGGCCTGAAGGGCGCCGCGTTCCCCTGGCGGACCATCGACGGCTCGGAGCGCTCCGCCTACTGGCCCGCCGGCACGGCCGCCTTCCACGTCAACGCCGCCATCGCCGACGCCGTGGTCCGCCACACCGCCGCCACCGGCGACACCGCCTTCGAACGCGACACCGGCGTCGAACTCCTCGTCGAGACGGCCCGGCTCTGGCGCTCCCTCGGTCACCACGACCACCACGGCGCCTTCCACATCGACGGTGTGACCGGCCCGGACGAGTACAGCGCCGTCGTCGACGACAACACGTACACCAACCTCATGGCCCGAGCGAACCTGCTGGCCGCCGTCGACGTCGTCGAACGCCACCCCGACCGCGCCCGGCGGCTCGGCGTCGACGACGAGGAGAGCGCCGCCTGGCGCGACGCCGCCCACGCCATGTACGTCCCCTACGACCACGAACGGGGCGTCCACGAACAGCACGCCGGGTTCACCCGCCACCAGCGCTGGGAATTCGAGAACACCGGGCCCGACCAGTACCCGCTGATGCTGCACTTCCCCTACTTCGACCTCTACCGCAAACAGGTCGTCAAACAGGCCGACCTGGTCCTCGCGATGTACAAGTGCGGCGACCACTTCGACGACGACCAGATGGCCCGCGACTTCGCCTACTACGAGCCGCTCACCGTCCGCGACTCCTCACTGTCCGCCTGCTGCCAGGCCGTCATCGCCGCCCAGGTCGGCCACCTCGACCTCGCCCACGACTACGTCACCGAGTCGGCGCTGATGGACCTGGCGGACCTGGAGCACAACACCCGCGACGGCCTCCACATCGCTGCCCTCGCCGGCACCTGGACGGCGCTGGTCGCGGGCTTCGGCGGGATGCGCCACCACGGCACGACCGTCGGCTTCGCACCCCGCCTCCCCGAGCGTCTGAGCAGGCTCGCCTTCAACCTCGGGCTGCTCGACACCTGTCTGCGCGTCGAGATCCGACCCCGCCACGCCACCTACACCCTGCTCTCCGGCGACTCCCTGACGATCCGCCACCACGGCGAACCGGTCACCCTCCACGGGGACAAACCCCGGCGCCTGGACATCCCGGCGCCGAAACCACCAGGCCCGGCGCCGGACCAGCCGCCGCACCGGCGCCCGGGCCGCCACCGGGGGAGGGCGGGCTGA
- a CDS encoding MurR/RpiR family transcriptional regulator → MPSPQQARAQASAITSGRTAPETGQSPTSRLRELFDGPRLSPGQRRIAQYLIEHITEAAFLSITDLAERVGVSQPSVTRFAAAVGFSGYPALRERLQSIALATLGSAPGVSAADRSNELQAAVDAEIENLENLRRDFADPDQVIEIGRALSLSAPLTVLGLRISGALAEYFAYAARRIHPDVRLVTKGGTVAYDTLLQSREAGGTWVLAFSMPRHAQETLTALRVAHGAGLKVALVTDLALGPLADEADAVFATGTGSRLVFDSYAAPVMMSSALLQAMTDADPERTQARLEAYEQVSEQHQFFLRD, encoded by the coding sequence GTGCCATCGCCGCAGCAGGCACGTGCGCAGGCATCAGCGATCACGTCCGGGCGGACCGCGCCGGAGACCGGGCAGTCGCCCACGTCCCGGCTCAGGGAGCTGTTCGACGGCCCGCGGCTCTCCCCGGGGCAGCGGCGGATCGCGCAGTATCTGATCGAGCACATCACCGAGGCCGCGTTCCTGTCGATCACCGATCTCGCGGAGCGGGTCGGGGTGAGCCAGCCCTCGGTGACCCGGTTCGCGGCGGCCGTCGGCTTCAGCGGCTACCCCGCGCTGCGCGAGCGGCTCCAGTCCATCGCGCTGGCCACCCTCGGCAGCGCCCCGGGCGTCTCGGCGGCGGACCGCAGCAACGAGTTGCAGGCGGCCGTGGACGCCGAGATCGAGAACCTGGAGAACCTGCGGCGCGACTTCGCCGATCCCGACCAGGTGATCGAGATCGGCCGTGCCCTGTCCCTGTCGGCCCCGCTGACCGTCCTCGGCCTCAGGATCTCCGGCGCGCTCGCCGAGTACTTCGCGTACGCGGCCCGCCGTATCCACCCAGACGTCCGGCTGGTGACCAAGGGCGGCACGGTCGCCTACGACACGCTGCTGCAGTCCCGTGAGGCGGGGGGCACCTGGGTCCTGGCGTTCTCCATGCCCCGGCACGCGCAGGAGACGCTGACCGCGCTGCGGGTCGCCCACGGTGCCGGGCTCAAGGTGGCCCTGGTGACCGATCTGGCGCTCGGGCCGCTCGCGGACGAGGCGGACGCCGTCTTCGCCACCGGCACCGGATCCCGCCTGGTCTTCGACTCCTACGCGGCCCCCGTGATGATGTCCTCCGCCCTGCTCCAGGCCATGACCGACGCCGACCCCGAGCGCACCCAGGCCCGGCTGGAGGCGTACGAGCAGGTGTCGGAGCAGCATCAGTTCTTCCTCAGGGACTGA
- a CDS encoding YkvA family protein, giving the protein MDSWTWVIIAVAVAAAALLGAAVWLLLRLVRTRRELRRAGLPTGPKWVFWGAVLYLVLPTDLVPDPVYLDDIGVLLLAIRSMRSGRQDALAAMERQEGTGTALRG; this is encoded by the coding sequence ATGGATTCCTGGACGTGGGTGATCATCGCGGTCGCGGTGGCCGCGGCCGCTCTGCTCGGGGCCGCCGTCTGGCTGCTCCTGCGGCTCGTCCGCACCCGACGCGAGCTGCGCCGGGCCGGACTTCCCACCGGCCCCAAGTGGGTCTTCTGGGGTGCCGTCCTCTATCTCGTCCTGCCGACCGACCTGGTGCCGGACCCGGTCTACCTGGACGACATCGGCGTCCTGCTGCTGGCGATCAGGTCCATGCGCTCCGGCCGCCAGGACGCCCTGGCCGCCATGGAGCGGCAGGAGGGCACGGGAACCGCCCTGCGGGGATGA
- a CDS encoding nucleoside/nucleotide kinase family protein: protein MPLTFDDLLRRAAALARPDRRALLGIAGGPGAGKTTLAERLTRALNGDGEPWVAHVPMDGFHLADVELDRLGRRDRKGAPDTFDAAGYAALLERLRGDEDDVVYAPGFERTLEQPIAGAIPVPPSARLVVTEGNYLLVGGEPWSRVRSRLDEVWFCDLDEAERVRRLVARHEEFGKGHDEAVAWVLRTDERNAELVATTRPYADLVVPASAMPAVETGTEA, encoded by the coding sequence ATGCCTCTGACCTTCGACGACCTGCTGCGCCGGGCCGCCGCCCTGGCCCGCCCCGACCGCCGCGCGCTCCTCGGTATCGCGGGCGGCCCCGGCGCGGGGAAGACGACCCTGGCGGAGCGGCTGACCCGGGCGCTGAACGGGGACGGCGAGCCCTGGGTCGCCCATGTCCCCATGGACGGTTTCCATCTTGCGGACGTGGAGCTCGACCGCCTCGGCCGCCGGGATCGCAAGGGCGCGCCGGACACCTTCGACGCGGCGGGCTACGCGGCCCTGCTGGAGCGGTTGCGGGGAGACGAGGACGACGTGGTGTACGCGCCGGGCTTCGAACGGACCCTGGAGCAGCCGATCGCGGGGGCGATCCCGGTCCCGCCGTCCGCGCGGCTGGTCGTCACCGAGGGGAACTATCTGCTGGTGGGCGGCGAGCCGTGGTCACGTGTCCGGTCCCGTCTCGACGAGGTGTGGTTCTGCGATCTCGACGAGGCCGAGCGTGTCCGTCGTCTGGTCGCCCGGCACGAGGAGTTCGGCAAGGGCCATGACGAGGCGGTCGCCTGGGTTCTCCGCACGGACGAGCGCAACGCGGAGCTGGTGGCGACGACCAGGCCGTACGCGGACCTGGTGGTGCCGGCGTCGGCGATGCCGGCGGTGGAGACGGGAACGGAAGCATAG
- a CDS encoding HAD family hydrolase, producing MTETTQLTELGLPERIRACLFDLDGVITKTAVVHAAAWRKAFDEFLRRRDGDAFRPFDPAADYDQYVDGLPRADGVRTFLASRGIHLPEGTPDDPPDTPTVHGLGNRKNEILLDLIRTDGVEAYDGTLRYIERVRAHGLRTAVVSSSANCQDVLRSIDAEDLFDVRIDGVVAAERELPGKPRPDTFLAAAHDLGVEAADAAVFEDALAGMDAGRAGRFGHVVGLDRVGQADALRAHGADTVVADLTDLGEWA from the coding sequence ATGACAGAGACGACCCAACTCACCGAACTGGGCCTGCCCGAGCGGATCCGCGCCTGCCTCTTCGACCTCGACGGAGTGATCACCAAGACGGCCGTCGTGCACGCCGCCGCGTGGCGGAAGGCGTTCGACGAGTTCCTGCGCCGACGCGACGGCGACGCCTTCCGGCCCTTCGACCCCGCCGCCGACTACGACCAGTACGTGGACGGACTGCCCCGCGCCGACGGCGTCCGCACCTTCCTGGCCTCCCGGGGCATCCACCTCCCCGAAGGCACCCCCGACGACCCGCCCGACACCCCCACCGTGCACGGCCTCGGCAACCGCAAGAACGAGATCCTGCTGGACCTCATCCGCACCGACGGCGTCGAGGCCTACGACGGCACCCTGCGCTACATCGAACGCGTCCGCGCCCACGGCCTGCGCACCGCCGTCGTCTCCTCCAGCGCCAACTGCCAGGACGTCCTGCGCTCCATCGACGCCGAGGACCTCTTCGACGTACGGATCGACGGCGTGGTCGCCGCCGAACGCGAACTGCCGGGCAAACCCCGCCCCGACACCTTCCTCGCCGCCGCCCACGACCTCGGCGTCGAAGCCGCCGACGCCGCCGTCTTCGAGGACGCCCTCGCCGGCATGGACGCCGGACGCGCCGGCCGCTTCGGACACGTCGTCGGCCTCGACCGCGTCGGCCAGGCCGACGCGCTGCGCGCCCACGGCGCCGACACCGTCGTGGCGGACCTCACGGACCTGGGGGAGTGGGCGTGA